The following proteins are encoded in a genomic region of Streptococcus equi subsp. equi:
- the xseB gene encoding exodeoxyribonuclease VII small subunit gives MSTKKIFEERLQELEAIVTRLENGDVPLEEAISEFQKGMVLSKDLQKTLQAAEKTLVKVMQADGTELEMDA, from the coding sequence ATGTCAACGAAAAAAATATTTGAAGAGCGTTTACAAGAATTAGAGGCCATTGTGACGAGGCTAGAAAATGGTGATGTGCCACTAGAAGAGGCCATCTCTGAATTTCAAAAGGGTATGGTGCTGTCCAAGGACCTTCAAAAAACCTTACAAGCAGCTGAAAAGACACTTGTTAAGGTCATGCAGGCAGATGGCACAGAGCTAGAAATGGATGCCTAA
- a CDS encoding geranyltranstransferase, whose translation MDKLTRINATIHQYYDRQSTVSADLEEAILYSVDGGGKRLRPLMLLELLEGFGLALTDAHYAVAAAVEMIHTGSLIHDDLPAMDNDDYRRGRLTSHKQFNEATAILAGDSLFLDPFALIAGADLPADLLVQLIQQFSLASGTFGMVGGQLLDMKGEHQLLDIQELSDIHANKTGKLLTLPFVAAGIIAEQSADVLSCLWEAGRLVGQAFQIRDDILDLTASFADLGKTPQKDLAAAKSTYPSLLGLERSRAILEESLSQALAIFSRLEREEGFESQAIIKRIEGLRLNG comes from the coding sequence ATGGATAAGCTAACAAGAATTAATGCCACGATTCATCAGTATTATGACAGGCAGTCTACTGTTTCAGCAGATCTGGAGGAGGCCATTTTATATTCTGTTGATGGTGGAGGAAAGAGGCTCCGTCCACTCATGTTATTGGAGCTGCTAGAGGGCTTTGGTCTTGCCTTGACAGACGCTCATTACGCGGTTGCTGCTGCTGTTGAGATGATTCATACAGGAAGTTTGATTCACGATGATTTGCCTGCTATGGATAACGATGATTACCGTCGCGGGCGACTAACTAGCCACAAGCAATTTAATGAAGCAACTGCTATTTTGGCAGGAGATAGTCTTTTTTTGGACCCTTTTGCTCTAATCGCAGGGGCAGATTTGCCGGCTGACCTGCTGGTGCAATTGATTCAGCAGTTTTCCTTAGCGTCAGGAACCTTTGGCATGGTCGGTGGTCAGCTCTTGGACATGAAGGGTGAGCATCAGCTGCTGGATATTCAGGAGCTATCTGATATTCATGCCAATAAAACAGGGAAATTGTTGACCCTTCCTTTTGTGGCTGCGGGTATCATAGCTGAGCAGTCAGCAGACGTTTTGTCTTGTCTGTGGGAGGCTGGTAGGCTTGTTGGACAGGCCTTTCAGATAAGAGATGATATATTAGACCTTACGGCTAGCTTTGCTGATCTTGGCAAGACACCGCAAAAGGACCTTGCTGCTGCAAAATCAACCTATCCGAGTCTGCTTGGTTTAGAGCGCTCAAGGGCTATTTTGGAGGAGTCTTTGAGTCAAGCGCTAGCTATTTTTAGCAGACTAGAAAGGGAAGAAGGCTTTGAGTCTCAGGCTATTATCAAAAGGATCGAGGGGTTGCGACTAAATGGCTAA